DNA from bacterium:
AGGAAGTTGAGCGTGGAAACGTCGTAGGTGTAATAGGTGATTCTATGCCTGTTGACGCCGTCGGTCACCGAAGTTACACGGTCTTCATAAACGGTGTTGATTCCGAATTCCGGGACAAGCAGGGAATCGGGCTCGGTGTGGGGGAGGACAACCGTACCCATAAGGCTTAAGCGAAGCATGTACCTGTCGTATTGGTCTTCGACCGGGGCAAATTGAAGAACCGTCGGATTCTTGACGGACTGCGCCTGCACCGGAACGTGCGAAAGTGCCGCGAATGCGGCCGCTGCACAGAAAATCAATCCAAAGAATCTTGCCATCGACGTCACCTCCGCGAGATCGGCATCCGGGCGCAATTCCCGGCGAAGCGGACTTTCCGACCGCCTCGCGCCGATCTTGTTCCCAAGAATTCGGTCAGTATCCAAAAAGTGGACCTGAGGGGATTCGAACCCCTGACCTTCTCCATGCCGAGGAGACGCGCTCCCAGCTGCGCCACAGGCCCTCTTAATCAAGCAAAAGCTCCCGCCCGCCGGAATACAGCTCGTCAAGCCTGTAAAATTCGTGCAACTCGGGCAGGAAAACGTGCACGACGAAGCTATCGTAGTCGACCAGAATCCAGTCGGCAGCACGGTAGCCCGACAAGCTGGACAGGATTATATCATACTCTTTGAGCGCTTCAATGATTCTGTCGGCAATCGCCCTGTTCTGAAGCGGAGTTTGCCCCTGGCAAAGAACGACATACTCCGTGAAATCGGTCACCTCGGACACGTCCAATATCCGCAGTCCGATCGCAAGCTTGTCCTTCGCGGCCTCCGCCACTATTCGCATTACTTCGTCCAGGCTCTCGGGCTCGCGCGATGCCGAGCCTCGGGCCGGTCTCGCGGTGCCGTCGCGCCCTGGAATTTCTTGTTGCTGCAGCTTTTCCGAGATAATGCGGCTCCCGTTACTGAATCGCCCGAGCTATCGGGCAGGTGACATTATATAACATTCGCACTTGCCGCTGGAACTTTGGAAAAACAGCTTCAATGAATCCATTTGAACGGCGGGTAACAACCTTCGTGATTGCAGCTTGAGCGCCGCAACGTCGCCTGTCGGTAACGGTAAGGAGTCCGCCGAGCGCATTCCGGATATCCAATTCAAGGGGTGAAAGGTATGACGCGTCAGGAAATATACAAGGAAATCGAGGAAACTTTCGGGATTGTCCCCAGCTTCATAAAGCACGTTCCGGACGGCTCGCTGGAGCTTGAATGGAAGCTATTGCTCCAGACCCAGTTTGCCGAGGGAGCAATCCCGAACAAGTACCGCGAGCTTATCGGCGTGGCGATTTCCGCGATCACCAAATGCAAGTATTGCGCGTACTTCCACACCGCGGCTGCAAGGCTGAACGGCGCGACCGACGAGGAAATAGAGGATGCGGTCCACTTCGCGAAGAGCAGCGCCGGCTGGAGCACTTACATCAACGGGATGCAGGAAGACTTCGAGCAGTTCAAGAAGGAAATCGACGCCATCTCCGCCTACGTGCGCGAAAAGGCGGCGGCTGCGGGATAAGTTGTTTCTGTTAAACTTTGCGCGTGGAGCGCGGCATTTTTTCGCCTGACGACACGATAGCCGCCTGGGCGGGCGCGAGGCGCGGCCAGAGCCACCAACGCGTTTTTTTGAGGAGATTGGATTTGGCTTTCGGAGCAGCCGGGCTGTCAAACGCGCTTTCGTGCATGTAAACCACAGAATGCTTTTTGGCCCGTAAATCAAGTCCACTCACTAGGCCGCACGATAACCGCGCCGGATCCGGCTGTTGCCGGATTAGGCAATTGCGATTTCAAGAAACGGTCCCGGCCAATCATGAATGCCCCTGTCGCGCATTTCTGAAGCTCTTTGGAATGCCTGCCCGGCGGGAATGCGACGATGATTCTTTTTGCAGAGTCCAATTCGCGGACGGCTTTCACTACGGGAACCAAATCGCTGTCGCCGGAAATTAGAAGCGCCGAGTCGAACCGGTTTTCGAAAGCGTCTCCGAGTAATTGGATCGAAATGTTGACGTCGGTCATTTTTTCCACCGGCACGGTGTCCTTGAATCCGCAGTGCGGGCATTCCCTGTCCAGATTCTTGAATTTGCCAAAGTGCAACGAAGTATCCGGCAATGTTTGAATAGCGTCCAAGTACAGCGCTTGCCTTTTGCGGCTGTCCTGCCTGCCGGTGGATCTTGCAGTGAAGTACTTTGTATGAACCAGAGCCTGGTACGGTTTTAGCAACTGGCATACGAGCATGCGGACATCTAGCCATAGAAAGCGATTCCAGCCGCGTTCCTTAATGCCGTGATATAGGTTGTATCCGTCGATATACGCGATTACCCGATTGGAGTTTTGCACAAATCTGCTCTCGACAGCTTGACGTTTGCCAGTGCCTCGGGTATAATATCACCGTTCCATCCCCTGGGTGAGCAACCCAGGCCCGACGTTCCCGAAAGGGGGCGTCTCTTTTTTTTGCCTTACCGCATCAAAAGCCTCCACTCTGTTAAACTTTGCGCGTGGAGCGCGGCATTTTTTCGCCTGACGACACGATAGCCGCCTGGGCGGGCGCGCCCGCGCACTCCGCGCTTGGAATCGTCAGGCTTTCCGGTCCGCGCGCGCATGAAATCGCGGGCAAAATCGCGGGCCGCACCCCCGATCCGGAACGCTGGTGCGGCGCCGACCCACAGGCTTTCTACACGCGCCTGCGCCGCGCGGACGGCTCCGGCTCGCTCATCGACCATTGCATCTCGCTCTGGTTCCGGGCGCCGCACAGCTATACCGGCGAGGATATGGTCGAGTTCTCCATCCACGGAAATCCGATACTCGGTAATGAAGTCGTGGATGAATGTATAAGGCTGGGCGCAAGGCTGGCCAACCCAGGCGAGTTCACCGAGCGCGCGTTCCTTTCCGGCAAGATGGACCTCTCCCAGGCCGAAGCCGTTCAGGAGCTTATCGCCTCCAAATCCCGCCGCGAAATCGAGGCCGCCCGCTCGCTTCTCTCCGGCGGGCTGCGGCGGCAGGTCGAGGAGTGGTACGCGCGAATCGTGAAATTGCGCGCGTCGCTGGAAGTGATTTTCGATTACCCCGGCGATGTTTCGGACGTGAGCTACCAGCCCGCGCCATCGGAGGACGGCCACCGCCAGTACGCCGTCGCGCCCGGCAGCGAGGAAGCCGAGCGCGAGGCGATGCGCGAAATCCTGGCCGAAATCACCGAAGCGATGGACGACCTCGTCGCGTTCCACGACCGCAACAAGGCGCTGCGGGAAGGCGTGCGCGTCGCGCTCGCGGGCGCGCCCAACGTGGGCAAGTCCAGCCTTTTCAACGCGCTGGCCGGATACGACCGCGCGCTGACGGACGCGAAGCCGGGCACGACAAGGGATTACCTTGAACTCACCCTCGGATGGGAACAGCTCACGCTCACGCTGGTTGACACCGCGGGGCTGCGCTCGGGAGGAGGAAAAGTGGAGAAAGAGGGCATCTCCCGGGCGTACAAAGTGCTCGCGGACGCGGACGCCGTGCTGTTTCTAATCGACGCGTCTGATTTGAAGCAGCCATACGGCGAAACCGCAACCTCCGCGCTTTCGGGAATCCCCGAACTCTCCGAGTTGAAGGAGCTGGTCCTAGTCGCGAACAAGATAGACTTAATCCCAAATAAGTCGCGCAAAAAACTGGAAGCCGCGATAGCGGAAATCGAAATGGCGACCGGCCTGCCCGTGATCGAGGCAAGCGCCGCGACCGGCGAGGGAGTCGCAGCGCTGCGCGCGTGGCTTGCCGCGTCGCTTTCGCCCGTTTCGATCGAAGACAGGGTTTTAATCTCCGAGCGCCACCGGGCGCGCGTCGGAAAGGCGCTTTACTTCCTGCGCCATGCATCCGAATCGCTGCGACAGGGCGTCCCGACCGACCTCGTTTGCATCGACCTGGCCGACGCGCAGCGGGAGCTTGCGGCAATCACCGGCCGGGAGCCCACGGCGGACTTGATAAACGAAATCTTCCGCGGCTTCTGCGTGGGGAAGTAGCGAAGCAGGCTTTTGATCCGAAGCGACCTGACTGCGATTAGCGATTTCATTACAACCGCACCGCTTTTAAAGCGGAGAGGGCGGGATTCGAACCCGCGATACAGGCTTACACCCGTATAACTGCTTAGCAGGCAGCTGCCTTCAGCCGCTCGGCCACCTCTCCGGGGGACGGCATTATACCAAAGACCAAGTTCATACTTGGCAGTAAGCGCGCAGGAAGCCGAGGCGCTTTCCGCGGGGCAAATGGTTGACAGGTGTTGGTTACGGTGCGATACCCAACCAGCGCGCGTACTCCGCGGCGCGCTTTTCATCGCCCAAAGAGCGCGCCACTTCCATCATTTCCCGCGCATGATTGCGCGCTTCCTCCGTTTTATCGCGCCGAAGAAGGTCGCGAAGCGTTTCGTCGTCGGGAACTTCCGCTTTCTTGCGGTTGGAAACTCTTTTGGCGATGTCCCCGAAGTGACCGTAGTCAATATCCGGTTTTTCCGGCTCGGGAGCATACACGACGCTTCGACCCCTCATCAGCAAAAGCCGAAGTGAATAGGCCAACAACCAAAACAAGCACCAATACCAGCCGAAGAAGAAAACACCCGTCGCGCACAAAAGCAAGCTGACAAACCCGCCGAGCACACCGAAGGCACTATCCTCGCTGAGGCGATATCCGGAGCCACAAAAAGTCGCGCCCATCAGCCCTGCGGAAAGCAGAACCTGCACTGCAAAAATCAAGACTGGATCGCGCGCCATTAAAATAGACATGTTCAATCCAATAGGCATGATTACACTAATCTCGGTCAAGTTCCACCGGCAGCTGCCGGAAACAAACAACTAAAGTCCCGCTTGGGCTACAATTCTTCCGTGCGAAAAATCACGATTAAGAGCTTCGCCAAGTTCAATCCGGTGCTCGAAGTGCTGGGACGGGATTCCGCCGCGGGGATGCACTACGTTTCGACGGTTCTGTGCAACCTCGACCACTTCGACGTGGTCACAGTCGAAAAAACCGGCGAGGCCGCTTCCATCCGCAGCTCGAACGGCGGCCCGCCCGCGCCGGACGCAGCCAGGTTGGAAATCGTCCTGGACGGCGACTCGGATGCGCATTTGCTGGAAGTCGGCGACCGCGGCCTCTCCCCGCTGCAAACGCGATCTGCAATCCCAACCGGCGCGCAGAATACGGCGCACAAGGCATGGCGCGCGGTTTGCGCCGCGTTCGGCCATACGTTCCCGGCGCGCGTGCGGTTGCTGAAAAGGATTCCCGCGGCGGCGGGTTTGGGCGGCGGAAGCGGAAACGCAGCGGCGGTGATAGTCGCGCTCGTCAGGCTGTTCGACCTGGAAGCCGTGCCGGAATCTATGGCGATGATGGCGGCGGAAATCGGCGCGGACGTCCCGTTTTTCCTTTCGGGCGGGCTGATGATGGCAGAGCATTTCGGCGAAACGTTGTACGACTTGGGCGAATCTCCACCTTTTTTCGCGGCCGTACTCAAGCCGGCGTCGGGTTCGAGCACCGAGGAAGCGTACAAACTGCTCGATTCCTTGCTTTCCCTTGAAGAAGGCGTCTGCCGGTCCGCGCGGACGACGCGCGGCTTCGCGAACGCTATTGCGGCCGGCGGGGATTTTATGTCCTTCGTCCGAAACGATTTCGATCTCGCGATGCTCAAACACAATCCGGACGCGGGACTGCTTTTCGGTTGGCTGCAGGGCGAGCGGGCCGACCGCGTAGTGGTCGCGGGAAGCGGCTCCGCCGTGATAGGGCTGTTCAGGAACGAGCCGCCAAGCGACCTGCCCGTGCGTGCGATGAGCCAGCTGGGGGGAATGCTTGAATGCGCGTTCATAGCGCGCCCCGCGCCCGCCGGACTAGAGGTGGTGGACTGGGAGTGAAAGCCGCCATAGCTTTCATCGCCGCCGCCTGCGCCATCCTTGCGGCGATGTATCAAATCTCCTGCAATCAAGCCGAAATAAAGCCGGAAACAAACTCTCCCCGGCGCTCCATCTTCGCCAAATCCGATCCCGATGACATCTGGGCGCAGTACGCGCGCAACGAAAACCACGACACTTTCGTCGGCGGAAAGCTGGGCGAACTGCGCCTTGTCGAAAGGGTGCCGGGCGAACCCATTTTCGAAAAGCAGGGACTGCAGCAAGGCGGCGTGATTTACGCGGGCGGCAAGCTTTTCGTGCCGGACGATCAAGGAAGGATTCTTTGCGTGGACGCCTTAACAGGCGAGAGAATCTGGCAAACGCGCAAACAGCTACCGCCCGGCCGTTTTCACGTGGGCGGCCGCTATTACAAGGGCGTTCTTTTTTACGGAACGATGCCCGGCGGATTGAGGGCGATCGATGCGAACAGCGGGAATTTGCTTTGGGAATCGGAAGGCGCGGAACAGATGGGCGGTGTGAGGACCATCCCCGTCATCCGTGACGGCAGGTTGTATTTCGCCGACACGGAATCCAGGTTTTATTGCACGGATGCGGAAACCGGAAAAACGATTTGGACGAAAAGCCTTGCGCATTCGGAACCGTGCGATGCGGATCCAGTTTTCGCGCTGGGTAACGTTATTTTCGCGACACCGGCCGGAATTCTGTATTCGCTCAACGCGGAATCGGGCTCCGTCGAATGGGCGGCTTCCTTTTTCCTGTCACTTTTGGCGACTCCCGCTCTCGCGGAAGAAAATTTGTATCTGACGTGTTCAGACAAGGGCTTATACGAAGTAGACGCCGAGGACGGAAGAACGCGGCTGTTGTTGTCGCTCGAAGGAGGAAGCACCGGAGTTCCGCTGGTTCACGATGGAAAAACAATAATAGGCGACGAAAGGAATTTTCTTTACTGCGTGAATTCAAAAGACGCTTCGGTTGAATGGAAAATCGAATTGCCCACCCCCCCCGGAGGATTGACGCTTGGATTCGAGGACGCCGTCGTGACCATTTGCTCGATTCACGAGCCGATCGATTTCACGCTTCCGCGGGCAAGGGGGGAACTCGAGGATTACGTGCGAAGAAAGCAGCCGTTCAGGGGAATCTCGATGGAACAATGGAGGGAAGCCACAAAAGGACCCGACGGCGAGAAAGCAGGAGAAGAGCTGGTGCGGAATCCGCCCGAAGTGGACACCCGCAAAGTGGTTGAAGCGAACGGCAACGGCTATACTATGCTGGCAGCCAAGCGCGCGGAAGCGGTCGTGATATCTTGGGATGGAACGATACTTCAGCGAATCGCCCTGCCGACCGCGCTGCAATCCGCGCCGGTTTGCTCAAAGGACGCGATTTACGCGCTTGACACTGACGGATACTTTCAGGTGCTTAAATTCGGATAA
Protein-coding regions in this window:
- the rsfS gene encoding ribosome silencing factor translates to MRIVAEAAKDKLAIGLRILDVSEVTDFTEYVVLCQGQTPLQNRAIADRIIEALKEYDIILSSLSGYRAADWILVDYDSFVVHVFLPELHEFYRLDELYSGGRELLLD
- a CDS encoding carboxymuconolactone decarboxylase family protein; the encoded protein is MTRQEIYKEIEETFGIVPSFIKHVPDGSLELEWKLLLQTQFAEGAIPNKYRELIGVAISAITKCKYCAYFHTAAARLNGATDEEIEDAVHFAKSSAGWSTYINGMQEDFEQFKKEIDAISAYVREKAAAAG
- a CDS encoding NYN domain-containing protein is translated as MQNSNRVIAYIDGYNLYHGIKERGWNRFLWLDVRMLVCQLLKPYQALVHTKYFTARSTGRQDSRKRQALYLDAIQTLPDTSLHFGKFKNLDRECPHCGFKDTVPVEKMTDVNISIQLLGDAFENRFDSALLISGDSDLVPVVKAVRELDSAKRIIVAFPPGRHSKELQKCATGAFMIGRDRFLKSQLPNPATAGSGAVIVRPSEWT
- a CDS encoding tRNA modification GTPase, producing MERGIFSPDDTIAAWAGAPAHSALGIVRLSGPRAHEIAGKIAGRTPDPERWCGADPQAFYTRLRRADGSGSLIDHCISLWFRAPHSYTGEDMVEFSIHGNPILGNEVVDECIRLGARLANPGEFTERAFLSGKMDLSQAEAVQELIASKSRREIEAARSLLSGGLRRQVEEWYARIVKLRASLEVIFDYPGDVSDVSYQPAPSEDGHRQYAVAPGSEEAEREAMREILAEITEAMDDLVAFHDRNKALREGVRVALAGAPNVGKSSLFNALAGYDRALTDAKPGTTRDYLELTLGWEQLTLTLVDTAGLRSGGGKVEKEGISRAYKVLADADAVLFLIDASDLKQPYGETATSALSGIPELSELKELVLVANKIDLIPNKSRKKLEAAIAEIEMATGLPVIEASAATGEGVAALRAWLAASLSPVSIEDRVLISERHRARVGKALYFLRHASESLRQGVPTDLVCIDLADAQRELAAITGREPTADLINEIFRGFCVGK
- a CDS encoding PQQ-binding-like beta-propeller repeat protein, producing MKAAIAFIAAACAILAAMYQISCNQAEIKPETNSPRRSIFAKSDPDDIWAQYARNENHDTFVGGKLGELRLVERVPGEPIFEKQGLQQGGVIYAGGKLFVPDDQGRILCVDALTGERIWQTRKQLPPGRFHVGGRYYKGVLFYGTMPGGLRAIDANSGNLLWESEGAEQMGGVRTIPVIRDGRLYFADTESRFYCTDAETGKTIWTKSLAHSEPCDADPVFALGNVIFATPAGILYSLNAESGSVEWAASFFLSLLATPALAEENLYLTCSDKGLYEVDAEDGRTRLLLSLEGGSTGVPLVHDGKTIIGDERNFLYCVNSKDASVEWKIELPTPPGGLTLGFEDAVVTICSIHEPIDFTLPRARGELEDYVRRKQPFRGISMEQWREATKGPDGEKAGEELVRNPPEVDTRKVVEANGNGYTMLAAKRAEAVVISWDGTILQRIALPTALQSAPVCSKDAIYALDTDGYFQVLKFG